CGCTTAATCAAAGCATAAGCGTCATAAAGTCCCAATTCACCTGCAGTACCTAAGTCTTTCAAAGCATCCGACCGCTGCTGTAAAGCCATCTTTACAATACCTCGATTATAGTAGGCTTCGGCAATACGACTGTTGTATTTCAGGGCACTTTCATAGCAAGTGATGGCATTTGTATAATCATTCAGCAAAGCATAGACATTGCCTAAATCATAAAGCAGATAGGGATTGCCGGCATCAAGTGCAATGGCACGCTTCAAATCGTCTGCGACTTTCTTGATAAACAGACCATTGCTCTTTGCAGGGGTGGCATGTTCCTTCGATGCCAACAGACAGGCTGCCCGTTGCCAATAAGCCAAAGCAAGGGTTGAATCCTGCTCTATACAGGCGTTCAGATCATTTAAGGCTGCTTCGTAATTGTAGGTTGTCGTGTAGGCAACAGCACGCTGTAAGAGCAAATCGGGAAGCACTTTCATATCGGTAGAAGCCTGAATGCGCGAAGTAAGTGTCTCTATCAATTGGAAGAATTGCTTGGCCTGCTGGGGCTCTGCGGGCGCAATGCGGCAACTGACATATAGTTTGTGCAAGGCAGACTTTTTAAGATTGAATGCATCAACAGACTTGTTTACAATCTGATATTCATTTATTCCGTTGGAATAGGGCTGTAGAGACAGGAAATACAGAGGCATGTAATCTGTGGAAACTTCACGGTTCTGGATATATCCACGGATTTTACTTGAATATTGCGGTGTAGATACTTCATCATTCAGAACAATCCACTGATCGTATTTCTCAATATCAAAGTCGTTCATTTTCCTAACGCTGCGCAACTTCTCCTTGCTCCAACGCTGCTGAATTCCAAGATGCTTGTTCATCTGAGCTTTCAATACCCGAAATTCATCGAGTTCTGCTTTTGCAGTCAACCCCAAGTGTCGATAGCATTTGGCACGGCTAAGAAGACCTGACCAGAAATTAGGAAACTTGGAGATTACACGCGAATAATCGCTGATAGCTCCACGATAGTCACCCACTCTGTCCAACAATAATGCACGGTTATATAGGGCTTGCAGATTGTTAGGTTCAAGGCGTAATACATAGCTGAAATCCTTGATTGCGTTGTTATCATCTCCCACCGTCAGCCCCAAAAGCCCGCGATTATAATGCGCAAGGAAACTGTTAGGATCCATTTCTATGGCCTTGTT
The nucleotide sequence above comes from Segatella oris. Encoded proteins:
- a CDS encoding tetratricopeptide repeat protein — its product is MMKRLLTLFAIVVTVHFAAYSQYNTERLLDVSATALDNRDYVVVIQHCNNIISNRPYLYRAWFYRGIAKQRLGDYTGAEEDFNQAVKLNPYVHELFRERANNRIVLRSYVDAIHDYDRAIALDPDNKEYWFNRALSRYYQHEVQQTRHDLQYILKRWPALPNTYALMTETYLNANDTLQARQWAEKTVRVNPYDGNSWSILGRLYLRQSNWRKADQAFGKAIHYTPNVVNNYTYRAMCRVNLNKLRQAMEDFNKAIEMDPNSFLAHYNRGLLGLTVGDDNNAIKDFSYVLRLEPNNLQALYNRALLLDRVGDYRGAISDYSRVISKFPNFWSGLLSRAKCYRHLGLTAKAELDEFRVLKAQMNKHLGIQQRWSKEKLRSVRKMNDFDIEKYDQWIVLNDEVSTPQYSSKIRGYIQNREVSTDYMPLYFLSLQPYSNGINEYQIVNKSVDAFNLKKSALHKLYVSCRIAPAEPQQAKQFFQLIETLTSRIQASTDMKVLPDLLLQRAVAYTTTYNYEAALNDLNACIEQDSTLALAYWQRAACLLASKEHATPAKSNGLFIKKVADDLKRAIALDAGNPYLLYDLGNVYALLNDYTNAITCYESALKYNSRIAEAYYNRGIVKMALQQRSDALKDLGTAGELGLYDAYALIKRYSTKK